One region of Anticarsia gemmatalis isolate Benzon Research Colony breed Stoneville strain chromosome 2, ilAntGemm2 primary, whole genome shotgun sequence genomic DNA includes:
- the LOC142981941 gene encoding inter-alpha-trypsin inhibitor heavy chain H4-like isoform X1: MARWLALFGGLCLLALAHSAAVPTVDTMVVAKSDDTIATTPTSVADITTEESSPPIKLTEMEVISEVSLRYAHTTVVARVRNPAKRAQEAHFRVLLPETAFISGFVMTLDGKSYKAYVKEKEEAKQIYQDAVSQGIGAAHISAKARDSNHFTVAVNVEASSNAIFNLTYEELLVRRNGVYNHAINLHPGALVPKLTVTVHIKESEKLIELRVPEIRTGNEIDATKDDAQNSRATIVRSHDDREATITFTPDLQEQERLIQLYTEKSKESAAASHSSSSWYSAEPETTTPEGVLGQFVVQYDVARPKDGEVLVNDGYFVHFFAPTNLEALNKLVVFVLDTSGSMMDRKIIQLREAMQTILGELNAGDYFSIVEFNSAVTVHDLKEADGEPPKRHYSYFDYDKNVTLVPPSPATPENIAKAKLIVSWLQASGGTNIGRALDVAVELINKGVDWKASESAVVPAAKENSDSPQAAASSDVTTAASTEVAVEKTEDKKTAKSLEPIIIFLTDGDPTVGETDPKRIITRVQEKNYGENKATIFSLAFGEDADRKFLRKVSLRNGGFMRHIYEAADAALQLRDFYRQISSPLLAHLKFTYPSGQVKSDSLTKHEFRTYYAGSEVVVAGRVEDSATEITPQLAAFCGVRDGYGRKRYEVIPRVPVEKKKSGYLPLERLWSYLTIKQLLDKHDAGEDAPHKDDEKSEHEKKALELALKYSFVTPLTSLVVVKPNATNAVNAESVDKAAGIGPVSGGPLSITSNLLARPMASHNSFGHFGLSGPAPAAAFGAAYISPGFNLGQDEALEEEVDDYVDLDGVSHDSSVNVVNRGYVGGGFAQSAGGLSYRSGISHFISQQYTPYDKFFTTPVRLPAPTTTFAPIVTPKSVLVDYNLLNYPWAEALIIPQNDTLLLSTDKDTVALKLATLSEVPKESSGDAECASAVDGGAGVCVYLTRCDSAKHITAQVYSTTYCAVSQGYAGVCCKREKVDIVH; this comes from the exons ATGGCCCGGTGGTTGGCTTTATTTGGAGGGCTGTGCCTTTTGGCACTAGCTCACTCAGCTGCCGTCCCAACTGTGGACACCATGGTAGTCGCCAAGTCAGATGACACG ATCGCAACGACACCGACCTCGGTAGCGGATATCACAACGGAGGAGTCCAGTCCACCGATCAAATTGACCGAAATGGAAGTGATCTCGGAAGTGTCGTTGCGATATGCGCACACGACGGTGGTCGCCAGAGTGCGTAATCCCGCCAAACGAGCGCAGGAGGCTCACTTCAGGGTATTGCTGCCGGAGACCGCCTTCATCAGCGGATTTGTCAT gACTCTTGATGGAAAATCTTACAAAGCGTATGTAAAAGAAAAGGAAGAGGCTAAGCAAATTTATCAGGATGCGGTGTCGCAAGGTATCGGCGCGGCCCATATCTCCGCCAA GGCTCGTGATTCTAACCACTTTACGGTAGCAGTGAACGTGGAAGCTTCTTCTAATGCGATCTTTAACCTGACGTATGAAGAGTTGTTGGTACGTCGTAACGGCGTCTACAACCATGCCATCAACCTGCACCCAGGAGCGTTGGTGCCCAAACTTACCGTCACCGTACACATCAAGGAGTCTGAGAAACTCATAGAACTGAGAGTACCTGAAATAAGAACTGGAAATGAAATTGATGCTACTAAGGATGACGCAC AGAACTCCAGAGCAACTATTGTTAGGAGCCACGATGACCGTGAGGCTACGATTACATTTACCCCAGACTTGCAAGAGCAGGAGAGACTTATCCAGTTGTACACCGAGAAATCCAAGGAGTCAGCGGCTGCCTCGCACTCGTCCTCATCATGGTACAGCGCAGAGCCTGAGACCACCACTCCTGAAGGTGTGCTGGGACAGTTCGTAGTACAGTACGATGTGGCGCGCCCTAAGGACGGCGAGGTCTTG GTAAACGATGGGTACTTCGTGCACTTCTTTGCGCCGACGAACTTGGAGGCGTTGAACAAGTTGGTAGTGTTTGTGTTGGACACGTCGGGCTCTATGATGGACCGCAAGATCATTCAGCTGCGCGAGGCCATGCAGACCATCCTCGGCGAACTTAACGCAGGAGATTACTTCAGTATTGTGGAATTTAATTCGGCTGTCACC GTCCACGACTTGAAAGAAGCCGATGGCGAGCCTCCCAAGCGTCATTACTCGTACTTCGACTACGATAAGAATGTGACGCTAGTGCCCCCTTCACCAGCCACCCCGGAGAACATTGCTAAGGCTAAACTCATCGTCAGCTGGCTGCAAGCTTCCGGAG GTACCAACATCGGTCGTGCCCTCGACGTGGCTGTAGAACTGATCAACAAGGGAGTGGACTGGAAGGCGTCAGAGAGCGCTGTCGTGCCTGCTGCCAAGGAAAACTCGGACAGCCCTCAGGCTGCTGCCTCCAGTGACGTCACCACTGCCGCCTCCACTGAAGTAGCCGTGGAAAAGACTGAAGACAAGAAAA cGGCAAAGTCTTTGGAGCCCATCATAATATTCTTGACTGACGGCGATCCGACCGTAGGCGAGACTGATCCCAAGCGCATCATCACGCGCGTGCAGGAGAAGAACTACGGAGAAAACAAGGCTACCATATTCTCTCTTGCTTTTG GTGAGGACGCTGACCGCAAGTTCCTGCGCAAGGTGTCGCTACGTAATGGCGGGTTCATGCGCCACATCTACGAGGCCGCCGACGCCGCGCTACAACTCAGAGACTTCTACAGACAGATCTCTTCACCGCTGCTCGCACATCTTAAGTTCACTTACCCATCAGGACAG GTGAAGTCAGACTCATTGACGAAACATGAGTTCCGCACGTACTACGCGGGCTCGGAGGTGGTGGTGGCAGGCCGAGTGGAGGACAGCGCCACGGAGATCACGCCGCAACTCGCCGCTTTCTGTGGAGTGCGCGATGGATACGGCAGG AAACGTTACGAGGTTATACCGAGAGTGCCGGTTGAGAAGAAGAAGTCAGGCTACCTGCCTCTAGAGAGACTGTGGTCGTACCTCACCATCAAGCAGCTGCTGGACAAACACGACGCCGGCGAGGACGCGCCGCACAAGGACGACGAGAAGAGCGAACATGAGAAGAAGGCCCTCGAACTTGCGCTtaag TATTCCTTCGTAACTCCGCTAACATCGCTGGTCGTTGTAAAACCTAATGCAACTAACGCAGTGAATGCCGAATCAGTGGACAAAGcag ctgGTATTGGTCCCGTGAGCGGTGGtc CTCTGTCAATAACAAGCAATTTGTTGGCTCGTCCTATGGCTAGTCACAATTCGTTTGGCCATTTCGGTCTATCGGGGCCGGCACCTGCCGCGGCGTTCGGAGCCGCCTACATATCTCCCGGCTTCA ACCTAGGCCAAGATGAGGCGTTGGAAGAGGAAGTCGACGATTATGTTGATCTTGACG GAGTGAGCCACGACTCCAGCGTCAACGTGGTCAACAGAGGTTACGTTGGCGGAGGGTTTGCACAATCTGCAGGAGGTTTAAGTTATCGCAGCGGTATCAGTCACTTTATTTCTCAACAATACACGCCAT ATGACAAATTCTTCACTACTCCAGTTCGGCTGCCTGCACCAACTACTACTTTCGCTCCCATCGTCACTCCGAAGTCGGTGTTGGTAGATTACAACTTGCTGAACTATCCGTGGGCAGAAGCACTCATCATCCCACAGAACGACACTCTTCTGTTATCCACCGACAAAGATACCGTTGCTTTGAAGTTGGCCACTCTATCCGAG GTACCGAAGGAGTCGAGCGGTGATGCTGAGTGCGCTAGCGCCGTGGACGGCGGCGCCGGCGTGTGCGTGTATCTGACGCGGTGCGACTCCGCGAAACATATCACTGCACAAGTTTATTCCACCACTTACTGTGCTGTTAGTCAAGG ATATGCGGGTGTATGCTGTAAACGAGAGAAAGTCGACATAGTACATTGA
- the LOC142981941 gene encoding inter-alpha-trypsin inhibitor heavy chain H4-like isoform X7, with translation MARWLALFGGLCLLALAHSAAVPTVDTMVVAKSDDTIATTPTSVADITTEESSPPIKLTEMEVISEVSLRYAHTTVVARVRNPAKRAQEAHFRVLLPETAFISGFVMTLDGKSYKAYVKEKEEAKQIYQDAVSQGIGAAHISAKARDSNHFTVAVNVEASSNAIFNLTYEELLVRRNGVYNHAINLHPGALVPKLTVTVHIKESEKLIELRVPEIRTGNEIDATKDDAQNSRATIVRSHDDREATITFTPDLQEQERLIQLYTEKSKESAAASHSSSSWYSAEPETTTPEGVLGQFVVQYDVARPKDGEVLVNDGYFVHFFAPTNLEALNKLVVFVLDTSGSMMDRKIIQLREAMQTILGELNAGDYFSIVEFNSAVTVHDLKEADGEPPKRHYSYFDYDKNVTLVPPSPATPENIAKAKLIVSWLQASGGTNIGRALDVAVELINKGVDWKASESAVVPAAKENSDSPQAAASSDVTTAASTEVAVEKTEDKKTAKSLEPIIIFLTDGDPTVGETDPKRIITRVQEKNYGENKATIFSLAFGEDADRKFLRKVSLRNGGFMRHIYEAADAALQLRDFYRQISSPLLAHLKFTYPSGQVKSDSLTKHEFRTYYAGSEVVVAGRVEDSATEITPQLAAFCGVRDGYGRKRYEVIPRVPVEKKKSGYLPLERLWSYLTIKQLLDKHDAGEDAPHKDDEKSEHEKKALELALKYSFVTPLTSLVVVKPNATNAVNAESVDKAAGIGPVSGGRVSHDSSVNVVNRGYVGGGFAQSAGGLSYRSGISHFISQQYTPYDKFFTTPVRLPAPTTTFAPIVTPKSVLVDYNLLNYPWAEALIIPQNDTLLLSTDKDTVALKLATLSEVPKESSGDAECASAVDGGAGVCVYLTRCDSAKHITAQVYSTTYCAVSQGYAGVCCKREKVDIVH, from the exons ATGGCCCGGTGGTTGGCTTTATTTGGAGGGCTGTGCCTTTTGGCACTAGCTCACTCAGCTGCCGTCCCAACTGTGGACACCATGGTAGTCGCCAAGTCAGATGACACG ATCGCAACGACACCGACCTCGGTAGCGGATATCACAACGGAGGAGTCCAGTCCACCGATCAAATTGACCGAAATGGAAGTGATCTCGGAAGTGTCGTTGCGATATGCGCACACGACGGTGGTCGCCAGAGTGCGTAATCCCGCCAAACGAGCGCAGGAGGCTCACTTCAGGGTATTGCTGCCGGAGACCGCCTTCATCAGCGGATTTGTCAT gACTCTTGATGGAAAATCTTACAAAGCGTATGTAAAAGAAAAGGAAGAGGCTAAGCAAATTTATCAGGATGCGGTGTCGCAAGGTATCGGCGCGGCCCATATCTCCGCCAA GGCTCGTGATTCTAACCACTTTACGGTAGCAGTGAACGTGGAAGCTTCTTCTAATGCGATCTTTAACCTGACGTATGAAGAGTTGTTGGTACGTCGTAACGGCGTCTACAACCATGCCATCAACCTGCACCCAGGAGCGTTGGTGCCCAAACTTACCGTCACCGTACACATCAAGGAGTCTGAGAAACTCATAGAACTGAGAGTACCTGAAATAAGAACTGGAAATGAAATTGATGCTACTAAGGATGACGCAC AGAACTCCAGAGCAACTATTGTTAGGAGCCACGATGACCGTGAGGCTACGATTACATTTACCCCAGACTTGCAAGAGCAGGAGAGACTTATCCAGTTGTACACCGAGAAATCCAAGGAGTCAGCGGCTGCCTCGCACTCGTCCTCATCATGGTACAGCGCAGAGCCTGAGACCACCACTCCTGAAGGTGTGCTGGGACAGTTCGTAGTACAGTACGATGTGGCGCGCCCTAAGGACGGCGAGGTCTTG GTAAACGATGGGTACTTCGTGCACTTCTTTGCGCCGACGAACTTGGAGGCGTTGAACAAGTTGGTAGTGTTTGTGTTGGACACGTCGGGCTCTATGATGGACCGCAAGATCATTCAGCTGCGCGAGGCCATGCAGACCATCCTCGGCGAACTTAACGCAGGAGATTACTTCAGTATTGTGGAATTTAATTCGGCTGTCACC GTCCACGACTTGAAAGAAGCCGATGGCGAGCCTCCCAAGCGTCATTACTCGTACTTCGACTACGATAAGAATGTGACGCTAGTGCCCCCTTCACCAGCCACCCCGGAGAACATTGCTAAGGCTAAACTCATCGTCAGCTGGCTGCAAGCTTCCGGAG GTACCAACATCGGTCGTGCCCTCGACGTGGCTGTAGAACTGATCAACAAGGGAGTGGACTGGAAGGCGTCAGAGAGCGCTGTCGTGCCTGCTGCCAAGGAAAACTCGGACAGCCCTCAGGCTGCTGCCTCCAGTGACGTCACCACTGCCGCCTCCACTGAAGTAGCCGTGGAAAAGACTGAAGACAAGAAAA cGGCAAAGTCTTTGGAGCCCATCATAATATTCTTGACTGACGGCGATCCGACCGTAGGCGAGACTGATCCCAAGCGCATCATCACGCGCGTGCAGGAGAAGAACTACGGAGAAAACAAGGCTACCATATTCTCTCTTGCTTTTG GTGAGGACGCTGACCGCAAGTTCCTGCGCAAGGTGTCGCTACGTAATGGCGGGTTCATGCGCCACATCTACGAGGCCGCCGACGCCGCGCTACAACTCAGAGACTTCTACAGACAGATCTCTTCACCGCTGCTCGCACATCTTAAGTTCACTTACCCATCAGGACAG GTGAAGTCAGACTCATTGACGAAACATGAGTTCCGCACGTACTACGCGGGCTCGGAGGTGGTGGTGGCAGGCCGAGTGGAGGACAGCGCCACGGAGATCACGCCGCAACTCGCCGCTTTCTGTGGAGTGCGCGATGGATACGGCAGG AAACGTTACGAGGTTATACCGAGAGTGCCGGTTGAGAAGAAGAAGTCAGGCTACCTGCCTCTAGAGAGACTGTGGTCGTACCTCACCATCAAGCAGCTGCTGGACAAACACGACGCCGGCGAGGACGCGCCGCACAAGGACGACGAGAAGAGCGAACATGAGAAGAAGGCCCTCGAACTTGCGCTtaag TATTCCTTCGTAACTCCGCTAACATCGCTGGTCGTTGTAAAACCTAATGCAACTAACGCAGTGAATGCCGAATCAGTGGACAAAGcag ctgGTATTGGTCCCGTGAGCGGTGGtc GAGTGAGCCACGACTCCAGCGTCAACGTGGTCAACAGAGGTTACGTTGGCGGAGGGTTTGCACAATCTGCAGGAGGTTTAAGTTATCGCAGCGGTATCAGTCACTTTATTTCTCAACAATACACGCCAT ATGACAAATTCTTCACTACTCCAGTTCGGCTGCCTGCACCAACTACTACTTTCGCTCCCATCGTCACTCCGAAGTCGGTGTTGGTAGATTACAACTTGCTGAACTATCCGTGGGCAGAAGCACTCATCATCCCACAGAACGACACTCTTCTGTTATCCACCGACAAAGATACCGTTGCTTTGAAGTTGGCCACTCTATCCGAG GTACCGAAGGAGTCGAGCGGTGATGCTGAGTGCGCTAGCGCCGTGGACGGCGGCGCCGGCGTGTGCGTGTATCTGACGCGGTGCGACTCCGCGAAACATATCACTGCACAAGTTTATTCCACCACTTACTGTGCTGTTAGTCAAGG ATATGCGGGTGTATGCTGTAAACGAGAGAAAGTCGACATAGTACATTGA
- the LOC142981941 gene encoding inter-alpha-trypsin inhibitor heavy chain H4-like isoform X10, producing the protein MARWLALFGGLCLLALAHSAAVPTVDTMVVAKSDDTIATTPTSVADITTEESSPPIKLTEMEVISEVSLRYAHTTVVARVRNPAKRAQEAHFRVLLPETAFISGFVMTLDGKSYKAYVKEKEEAKQIYQDAVSQGIGAAHISAKARDSNHFTVAVNVEASSNAIFNLTYEELLVRRNGVYNHAINLHPGALVPKLTVTVHIKESEKLIELRVPEIRTGNEIDATKDDAQNSRATIVRSHDDREATITFTPDLQEQERLIQLYTEKSKESAAASHSSSSWYSAEPETTTPEGVLGQFVVQYDVARPKDGEVLVNDGYFVHFFAPTNLEALNKLVVFVLDTSGSMMDRKIIQLREAMQTILGELNAGDYFSIVEFNSAVTVHDLKEADGEPPKRHYSYFDYDKNVTLVPPSPATPENIAKAKLIVSWLQASGGTNIGRALDVAVELINKGVDWKASESAVVPAAKENSDSPQAAASSDVTTAASTEVAVEKTEDKKTAKSLEPIIIFLTDGDPTVGETDPKRIITRVQEKNYGENKATIFSLAFGEDADRKFLRKVSLRNGGFMRHIYEAADAALQLRDFYRQISSPLLAHLKFTYPSGQVKSDSLTKHEFRTYYAGSEVVVAGRVEDSATEITPQLAAFCGVRDGYGRKRYEVIPRVPVEKKKSGYLPLERLWSYLTIKQLLDKHDAGEDAPHKDDEKSEHEKKALELALKYSFVTPLTSLVVVKPNATNAVNAESVDKAAGIGPVSGGPLSITSNLLARPMASHNSFGHFGLSGPAPAAAFGAAYISPGFIRLPAPTTTFAPIVTPKSVLVDYNLLNYPWAEALIIPQNDTLLLSTDKDTVALKLATLSEVPKESSGDAECASAVDGGAGVCVYLTRCDSAKHITAQVYSTTYCAVSQGYAGVCCKREKVDIVH; encoded by the exons ATGGCCCGGTGGTTGGCTTTATTTGGAGGGCTGTGCCTTTTGGCACTAGCTCACTCAGCTGCCGTCCCAACTGTGGACACCATGGTAGTCGCCAAGTCAGATGACACG ATCGCAACGACACCGACCTCGGTAGCGGATATCACAACGGAGGAGTCCAGTCCACCGATCAAATTGACCGAAATGGAAGTGATCTCGGAAGTGTCGTTGCGATATGCGCACACGACGGTGGTCGCCAGAGTGCGTAATCCCGCCAAACGAGCGCAGGAGGCTCACTTCAGGGTATTGCTGCCGGAGACCGCCTTCATCAGCGGATTTGTCAT gACTCTTGATGGAAAATCTTACAAAGCGTATGTAAAAGAAAAGGAAGAGGCTAAGCAAATTTATCAGGATGCGGTGTCGCAAGGTATCGGCGCGGCCCATATCTCCGCCAA GGCTCGTGATTCTAACCACTTTACGGTAGCAGTGAACGTGGAAGCTTCTTCTAATGCGATCTTTAACCTGACGTATGAAGAGTTGTTGGTACGTCGTAACGGCGTCTACAACCATGCCATCAACCTGCACCCAGGAGCGTTGGTGCCCAAACTTACCGTCACCGTACACATCAAGGAGTCTGAGAAACTCATAGAACTGAGAGTACCTGAAATAAGAACTGGAAATGAAATTGATGCTACTAAGGATGACGCAC AGAACTCCAGAGCAACTATTGTTAGGAGCCACGATGACCGTGAGGCTACGATTACATTTACCCCAGACTTGCAAGAGCAGGAGAGACTTATCCAGTTGTACACCGAGAAATCCAAGGAGTCAGCGGCTGCCTCGCACTCGTCCTCATCATGGTACAGCGCAGAGCCTGAGACCACCACTCCTGAAGGTGTGCTGGGACAGTTCGTAGTACAGTACGATGTGGCGCGCCCTAAGGACGGCGAGGTCTTG GTAAACGATGGGTACTTCGTGCACTTCTTTGCGCCGACGAACTTGGAGGCGTTGAACAAGTTGGTAGTGTTTGTGTTGGACACGTCGGGCTCTATGATGGACCGCAAGATCATTCAGCTGCGCGAGGCCATGCAGACCATCCTCGGCGAACTTAACGCAGGAGATTACTTCAGTATTGTGGAATTTAATTCGGCTGTCACC GTCCACGACTTGAAAGAAGCCGATGGCGAGCCTCCCAAGCGTCATTACTCGTACTTCGACTACGATAAGAATGTGACGCTAGTGCCCCCTTCACCAGCCACCCCGGAGAACATTGCTAAGGCTAAACTCATCGTCAGCTGGCTGCAAGCTTCCGGAG GTACCAACATCGGTCGTGCCCTCGACGTGGCTGTAGAACTGATCAACAAGGGAGTGGACTGGAAGGCGTCAGAGAGCGCTGTCGTGCCTGCTGCCAAGGAAAACTCGGACAGCCCTCAGGCTGCTGCCTCCAGTGACGTCACCACTGCCGCCTCCACTGAAGTAGCCGTGGAAAAGACTGAAGACAAGAAAA cGGCAAAGTCTTTGGAGCCCATCATAATATTCTTGACTGACGGCGATCCGACCGTAGGCGAGACTGATCCCAAGCGCATCATCACGCGCGTGCAGGAGAAGAACTACGGAGAAAACAAGGCTACCATATTCTCTCTTGCTTTTG GTGAGGACGCTGACCGCAAGTTCCTGCGCAAGGTGTCGCTACGTAATGGCGGGTTCATGCGCCACATCTACGAGGCCGCCGACGCCGCGCTACAACTCAGAGACTTCTACAGACAGATCTCTTCACCGCTGCTCGCACATCTTAAGTTCACTTACCCATCAGGACAG GTGAAGTCAGACTCATTGACGAAACATGAGTTCCGCACGTACTACGCGGGCTCGGAGGTGGTGGTGGCAGGCCGAGTGGAGGACAGCGCCACGGAGATCACGCCGCAACTCGCCGCTTTCTGTGGAGTGCGCGATGGATACGGCAGG AAACGTTACGAGGTTATACCGAGAGTGCCGGTTGAGAAGAAGAAGTCAGGCTACCTGCCTCTAGAGAGACTGTGGTCGTACCTCACCATCAAGCAGCTGCTGGACAAACACGACGCCGGCGAGGACGCGCCGCACAAGGACGACGAGAAGAGCGAACATGAGAAGAAGGCCCTCGAACTTGCGCTtaag TATTCCTTCGTAACTCCGCTAACATCGCTGGTCGTTGTAAAACCTAATGCAACTAACGCAGTGAATGCCGAATCAGTGGACAAAGcag ctgGTATTGGTCCCGTGAGCGGTGGtc CTCTGTCAATAACAAGCAATTTGTTGGCTCGTCCTATGGCTAGTCACAATTCGTTTGGCCATTTCGGTCTATCGGGGCCGGCACCTGCCGCGGCGTTCGGAGCCGCCTACATATCTCCCGGCTTCA TTCGGCTGCCTGCACCAACTACTACTTTCGCTCCCATCGTCACTCCGAAGTCGGTGTTGGTAGATTACAACTTGCTGAACTATCCGTGGGCAGAAGCACTCATCATCCCACAGAACGACACTCTTCTGTTATCCACCGACAAAGATACCGTTGCTTTGAAGTTGGCCACTCTATCCGAG GTACCGAAGGAGTCGAGCGGTGATGCTGAGTGCGCTAGCGCCGTGGACGGCGGCGCCGGCGTGTGCGTGTATCTGACGCGGTGCGACTCCGCGAAACATATCACTGCACAAGTTTATTCCACCACTTACTGTGCTGTTAGTCAAGG ATATGCGGGTGTATGCTGTAAACGAGAGAAAGTCGACATAGTACATTGA